The Carassius gibelio isolate Cgi1373 ecotype wild population from Czech Republic chromosome B19, carGib1.2-hapl.c, whole genome shotgun sequence genomic interval ATACTGACCACAGCAGAGGAGAATTCAGCATAGCGGCGTGTGATCTACACAGACAGCAGGAAAACACACCAGTTACCCTGCTTACACTCCATCACAACACATGTGAGTCTCTACACAAGCCTGGCTTCTTATGACCTGAACCCTTCTCAAACTACCAGCCTACAACAGGTAATCACAGTGTCAATACAGTGTGAAATGTACCGTACCGATCCATGTGATACGAGTGCATGTTTGGTCAGTTATTACAGCGTCAGGAGAGTTTTCTCATCAGAGGACGCTGCTGTGCTGTACTTCACTATACCTAGCTATCACCCAGGTTCAATCACTGTTATAAGAACatagtacatacagtacatgtggaACAAGACTGTACAATAAAGTGTGACCGTTTAGTCATACTGAGATGTGGCTACACAGGTCTATAGGTCTAATACCTGTTTGGTGGGATGTCTAAAATGAcagagaatatgtgtgtgtgtgtgtgtgtgtgtgttaatgctaCACTGGGGAACCAAATGTCCCTGCAAGGATAGTAACATGGAGGGTGTCCAGCCTGTGGTTTTCTGTTAGCTGCAGGTTTTGGGTTAGGAGATAGAAAGTATCGCGTGGTCAGTATAAaataatgtgtgagtgtgtgtgtgtgtgtgtgtgtgtgtgagggtacACACATAGTGCGGTCTGGTGTCCAGCACACCCAGTTTCTGAGGATCAGTGTTTCGAATGCTCTGGATGTTCATCTCTAAAATCAGCTCGAATCTGGGCCACAGCAGCTCCAGCACAGCCTCCCagtacctgcacacacacacacacacacacattattgaaACAAACAAACGTTGTTGACTGTATTTTGATGTGGCAATATTCTCATCGACTCATAAACAGCATTTGTTTTGTTGTCGCTCAGTCTGGAATGAGTACTGAAAGCTAAGCGTGCTGAAGGACAGGCCGTCTCCTCACAACACACTCCACCAGACATCTATTAAAATAAACCCTGAATGTGTTTGAcagatgctaaaggacatgccTGACGTCTGCGAGGTCAAAGCGTCTTGGACGTGTCTGTAGGGAGTGTCTCGTGCCTCTCGTCTCATCTCCAGTGTAATGGAGCGTCACGTTTTGTTTTGCTAATGTCAGGACTGGCTCTGATGGCATGCAAGCTAACACAACATTGTTTAAGATTGTTAAACCGCCAAACAGGCTTGTGAGCTGCCAGCACTACGCAGCAAGGTTCACAGATGAAGTGGGTTGTGTTaaggtaaaaagaaaaacaacatgtTGCCAATAGTCTCACAGACTCTGCTCCTAATAAAAACCAAAAAAGGCCTAAAAAGGTCAAAAATATGCAACTATAATAGAAATGAAAGCTATGCATGGATGAACGGTTAAAAAGACCAATAGCATGTATCCAGAGAACAGGTGAATGATGTGACAGATGTGCTGTGGTGAACGAGGACTCACTTGTGGAGCGCGGGGATGTTCCTCTTGACTGTGACGGCTCTGAAGCGCAGGATGATGTGAATGCAGAGAAACACAGCAATACTGTCGTAACAGTCTGACAGGTACGTGGACAGACTCTTCTGCAGACCGAGGAGAGACACAAAGATCAATAAATCAACTGTTACGAGTGGAGTAACACAGAGAGATGGCTGGGATATACTAGAAAGTAACAGTACCAGGAACATGCTGAGTGTCTTTCCCATAATGCTGTTGAACAAATCCAGAGCAGAGTTTCCGGCCACCATAAAGAAGTCGGACAGGAAGAGGAACTCTCGACAGCCGTTGTCCAGCAGAGCGTAGTGCTGACTGCGGAAGAGCGTTTCATACGGgtactgagacagagagagagagagaccgctTCAGAAcacaacagatgtgtgtgtgtgtgtgtgtgtgtgtgtgtgtgtgtgtgagagagagacagagagagagagagaccgctTCAGAacacaacagtgtgtgtgtgtgtgtgtgtgtgtgtgtgtgtgtgtgtgagagagagagagagagagagagagagaccgctTCAGAAcacaacagatgtgtgtgtgtgtgtgtgtgtgtgagagagagagagagaaagagagaccgcTCCAGAAcacaacagatgtgtgtgtgtgtgtgtgtgtgtgtgagagagagagagagagagagagagagagacagagacagagagaccgcTTCAGAACACaacagatatgtgtgtgtgtgtgtgtgtgtgtgtgtgtgtgtgtgtgtgtgtgtgtgtgtgtgtgagagactgctTCAGAAcacaacagatgtgtgtgtgtgtgtgtgtgtgtgagagagagagagaaagagagagagaccgcTTCAGAAcacaacagatgtgtgtgtgtgtgtgtgtgtgtgtgtgtgtgtgtgtgtgtgtcagagagagactGCTTCAGTGATGAACACTAACACAAGATGTCTTGTTAGGCTGCAAACATCAGCCACTAGTATTTACACCTACACAACATTTGTTTTGCTGTACTGTCAGTAGTACTTATCAGTTTAAATTCCaaacattaatagtaataatcagtgagatgtgatctgatcatcatcatcagtctgagatcacatgaagaaacagaacaaactgagacagactcaatccagaagaactgtgtctCAAGACACTTCAGCAAACCTGCAGAGCTCCTCAAGAACACTGCTCAAGTGCACCGAGGACAAACACTGTTTAACACAGTGTgtgtcacaccaaatgttgatttcatttagtTAAATGAATAGAAGTGAATTAATCAAATCTATGTGTGTCTAACACTTGTCACAGTACTGCAGCTCTGCAGGTTTGCTGAagtgtctcagtttgttctgtttcttcatgtgatctcagactgatgatgatgatcagatctcaTCTCACtgattattactattaatgtttggaaattaaACTGATATTTCCCTCTAACACACTGCAGCAAAACATAGGAATAACTGACTTAAACcctttttttgttggtgaaaatactagtggcctacgACTTTTGCACAGAACTGTAAGTCTACAGGAAGTTTTGTTGTTCATATTGAACTATGATTGGTTCCCAGCGCGCACCCATCGCTAGAGTTAGCCAGGGTTGAATAGTTAGGCTAGCAGTGTAAAGCAGAAGATGAGCGTCTCACTCTGGAGTCTCCTCTCTGAGCGGCGTGTGGGATCAGTATGGGCCCCTCCAGCTCCCCAGGACTCAAGACTGCCCCCCTCTGGCCGAGAGTGAAGATTGTGTTCCTACTCTTGAGAGAAGGCTTGGAGAAAAAGCCTGATAGCAGTTAAAGAAATCAACCACATTATACCGCTACACTGAAAAGCGAATGCCTTTCTCTGCCAAACTCAAGAGGAAATATGTTTACAGTCAACCTAATCATCTTGAAATAAGTCTCTACTAATTCTCTAGTTTGAAGGATATCTTTCTTGGCTGTGTCCTCCACCCCCATCAGATCATCCTTGTCTGCAACATCTTCATACTGACAACAACAGAGAGAATCAAACATTATTATGCAATGcacaccagtgttaattttgacactaaattttaatttagttttagtcttagtcttttgactataattctttttagttttagtcaagttttagtcatctgatttgttttaattttagtcttattttagtcgactaaaattgcttggtattttagtcgactaaaattgcttggtattttagtcgactaaaataagactaaaatcaataacagatttactagacaattttttacagctggtataggaaacaaacttaaccaaaatatataaaacacaaattcaactttatttcaacacaactgtgtctttatttcgattcaaaagcttttatgcagcaacaaacactgtcatgataatgtaaacaataactagctgccaattgaccatcaataaaagaaaaataaagttaggtccaggaccttaaagtttacagctgagctgaacaataagtgcatacatttaaagtaaatatttaataagttgggtggataaaaaaaagtaacaagattttataaggtattcatttgtctagcaatattgtatgttttaaatactacaatattgctagatttgtatgtataatgataggatgtgaacattcatgtttcacatgactaatatagaaatatttgtgatattgtcaacaagtagaacattataaaatatactaaacattagtattaatcaaatgtatttatcatgatattacgtattagtattgtgctcgcatctaatttgaagaaggggctattttacagtacttttcagttcgtaatatttaatgctacaacatctacgcactgcactattccaattttgcttagctcaataaacaaaagaacatcgttgtaaaattacatttgagaaaatgtccgggtggctcgtctgtaaatgtcttttcaaattggttgtgttcttgccacgaatgagcgctccgcgtgctttacagtttgttttgttttgttcgttgtcaaacgtgaagtgagctgtggacattttgtcgctcttttagacatcacctcttcgaatgccgacttcccgggagctcatttaaaaactgaaaaccttcgcttcacgtctcaataagtcaggctctgattggttctcttctctcatgcagtctgttctgttttgccggttcttttgttcattcctcgttcattcatctctcccgtctgctgatttgattttcgtcacagtctattttcgtctcgtcctttattcgttgacgataatgtcaatcaatttagtcatagttttagtctctatcagtgccttctattttagttttcgtttcgttttcgtctgcaaaaatatattcgtgacgaaaataatgacgaaaatatttagtcaacgaaattaacactgttgcacacacatacattctgcAGGATTTTacatttaagacctttttaagacctgcacaagtaaaattaataccatatgaCCGGGGTGGGGCAATGTCTATAGTACCATATTAAACTGTAGCataatttacagttcagatacaagtttccacaaaaactaaatgttttataaaatgctaaacttAACATTTGAACCTTTAAACCATTTTTACCATTAGAGCTGCCCCACTGCAGTGCATTAGTGCTGTAATCACGCGCTTTGCTCTGATAATGCAGGGAACCACTCGTGAACACCAAACATCACACAACAGGAGACTGCTTGTCTGGATGTCTGCTCTGTTTTTACACTGCTACACGCTCTTAATCTGCCACCAAACACATTCACCAGCTCTTACACTTCAGATGAGGACTGCTCCTTTAACAAGACTAGTAAGTCGATCAAACCCTTGAgtaacttgtgcattgttttacttgtttttgaCAGATCCGAGCGAACTCTAAACTCTCCAGTGATGAAAGGTATATTCACTCAATCCTCTCTTCATCAGCTCGTGCACCTCAGCTATACAGCCCTTAACACTGAATGTTTCAAGCTTCATAGACATCCTTGATCTCTAATAATCTCTAATCATTCTGGTCTGAATATGGCACTCATCACCTGCTGTGTGGTATCAGCGCTCGCTGTCGGGACCCTTTAATGAGTTGGAGTAAAGGAGCTCAGTATGGGGCCTGATACAGAGTGCATCCCTAGTAGAAACGAGTCGTAATCTCTCTGAATGACGAGACCAGTGCCGTTCACACCCCTGTGTTGTTCTTGAGGTTAGAGATGTCTCAGTCTAAACGGATCCAGTCAGTGTTTCATACGGTCACCTGCACTTTCAGCAGTCTGCTGCTGTAGGACTTAAAGTAACTGAGGTAGATCTTGCTCATGGTGTCCACGTACTCGTCCCGGACCTCCTTAGCGACTGTCCTCTCATTGGCTAACAGGAACTGATAGAAAAACCTGCAGATGGGCAGAAACACAGCCATAATCAGCACCAGAAACAGGAACGATAGGATTACTGTGTTTCCATTAGATCAACTGTACTCCAGTCTCAGGAAATATCAGGATTCTTGAATCCAATCATTTTAGTTACTATTTTATTTCAGAAAGGCTCTGTTAATCACAGGATCAGGGCTGTCTACCAAAGAGGGATCACGCCTGACCCAAAACATTCAGAACAGTGGACAACAAATATTACATTGACGattattaagaaataataataactcaTCATTTTTCTCTTTCAAGAGTCTTTTTGAGGCAACCTTTACATTCATGTTATTTTGATGTTAAACAATCCTTTAAAGGGGTCCTTGAACTCCCTCacccagctacacacacacacacacacacacacactctctctcacacacacacacacacacacacacactcacacacacacaaatatatatattaaaactataGGGATCCCTTTTACATTACCAAGAGCCCAAACTTAAATTGAATTAGCTAACAGATATTTTTAACTATAAAATTGCAGACATGTAAATTgcactcaatgttttttttagtttaacttctaaattatatatctataatatattttCGCAAAACACTGATACTGCGATTACCTTATACCTTAAAAACAGCTTATTTTACCAATAGTAAAGATGAAGAGCTCACTGCGCTGCAGTTTGAGATGTCGTGTCTATACAGAGATCACCACATCCCAGAGCTCCCGTACAGCATACCGTGTGTGAATGTCCTGTTACTCCACACACTAGAGCGCCGTGTACCTGTACTTCAGCAGCGTGTTCTGAGGGATCTGGTAGTTGGTCATGGGCTTTCTGAAGGAGTAGATCTTCTGCAGGATGAACTCCCGGATCTTTGAGACGGCCTGTGAACACAATCAGAGCCTGATGCATCTCTTCCATCGAGAGCGATGGGATCGTCACATTAGTCAAGGGTGACGTGCTCTCACTTTAACTTTGAGGCGATCTACGATGTCCTGTACGTCGGAGCAGGCGAGGGTTTCTCTGAAGCTGAGCTCTTTAGCATAGTTGATCTTGCTGTTGAGCTCGTGAAGCTGCTCCAGAAACTCCTGCTCCGTCACAGGACTGTCCAGaatcacactgaaacacacacacacacacacagagctcctAACTGAATGATTGAGACGCTACAGCGCTGCCTGTGATGAGCGTGTCCTTACGAGATCATGGTGCTGGGGACGACCAGCTCATCCACCAGCTGGCTGAGATGACTGCGCACGGCCTGCCGGTTCTTCAGCCTCAGGTTCATGCTGACCGACTGCTGCTGGAGCGTCTGGATCTCACTGCTGATGGACGACAGGTCGCTCTGGAAGCTGCTCAACATGCCCTCCATGCGCTGCACAAAGAggaacttttttttgtaatttgatgcaATGGTGATATAATTCAAAGTCTAGTGTTACAAACGTACATACAAATTAATCGCATTATTGTCTGCACATTTTCATTCAAAAGTAGTCCTACATCTATATGAGCAAAGGTGTaaaaacatttggtttgcaaacactttaaacaaataaggtgctttttacagcattgttccttttacatagtagcagttaaaatatctattgtagcctaaatctcaacctataacattaatgtaattaaattaaatataaaacaagctatttgtcaatgccaggacattaacattatgctcagagtccagagcctggATCGTAACATTATACCAGGCATCTTCCTGTTAAGAGACCTGCAGGATCACTGCACCCATCGCAGCAGAGGGTGGGAACAGACCCGTGTGTGTGCGGGATGAGGGAGAATAATTAGGCAATCTGAACCGTGCTGGAGCACATTTGAGCCCCAAAGCCTGGTTCAGTTGACTAGTGTGATCGTTCCATCTATCAGTCCCTGGCTCTGTATATAACACTTCAGTTATATATACATCAGTAAGTGTGAGCGCTCATAACGTCATGATTACAAGCtggttgcattcttttctgttaaaaataacagtggacactCGTTTGTGAAcactgatgcttagcctaaatttGATAAGGAGCAcaccctcctgtgacccatgatttgtctgtaaaTGTATTCTgagccagtgagcaacagactttcataataataaaaaaactttgttaATGCGCGTTAAAACAACTGcctgcattaattaattaacgtATTAAAGCGATAATAgcgcgttaacttgcccagcactaatataaatataaaaactttcaAGGATTTAAAATGCTGATGACCGTTAAACATGTCATTTGGGTCCATtgtagtttttgtgaatattttaaattgtatgttaAGATTTCATCTTAATGTTCaggtttttgtcatatttatttatttttttcatttttagttatattcaaacttacatttaaaatgtagcttCACGCAGTGATGGCGGGCCCAAGCCATCAGTGGAGAAGCCTCCCtggtggcatcaggaaaactgtgcacacactcactcacacacacaaagatttctttctttttttatttttcattgttagttaatgcattatctaatgttaacaaatgagagcTTATTGAAAAGTGTAAccaaaacctttatttataatcatttttaaatgattttaaggatctataagcatttgtaaaatagatTCACCTGCATTACAGCTAGTATTACAgacaaaatcacagaaataaatgacttttaaacCAAAATTGTAATAGAGATtctctttctatttttcttttactgttactttaataaatcgcccTGGCAACACTGTTCAAGATATAAAAAATTTGTTTGCAGTTTAGGTTTGTGTAGGTTTGTGTAATCACGTTGACATATTCTGGTGTGAATTCCATGATTTTCATACGAGTAGTATTGATTATTCATACAGCCATATTCTTCCAAAAATCTGCATgcaaatcaaaatagccaacttcctgtcgGTCATAGCTAATGACTATAGATTAGAAAGTTGTCCGGCTTGAAGAGAACAATATATTTACGGAGTTAACCCTAATGCGTTGTtagggacgttttcgtccactagggggtaaagttgagtcttattttggcaacaactttctctgtgtttgagctaatggaatgatttttgccGATAAaccttattttgacccatattttgggaaaatgctttttgaaatttttcaaaaacttaaCGGTACACTGTGgacaaattcactaccctttcgagttgtttgtggatgaaaacatccactaaattaaactgctgcaAAAATGTATcggataaatatttttttcaatttttttttgcataaatctattaaatcaacctcagtcctgatgaAAACTACcaaatttttacaaaaattccaagattttaattttttcattaccaagttcataaatgatgtcagaaaaaaaaaacataacaaattacatattttcaatataaaaagtgattgtggacttttttaccttttatcacagtcttgtgcatgtcaaagattagtaacaagattggctttaatacattgttagtttttgtgcagcattagatttaattctttctccctaatttgttgttggtggctgtttttgccacattgacttccattataacgacatgtGTGAGAGGgtgagagggtgtgagagagacctttgtgcacttaccttgatgtacagtatctgaaaaaatccaaatatgcacctcatgctctcagaactacttggagtaaacaataaaaaaagaagtgtgtttatgcacctgctgccctttgatggtgaaaagtacggatggcctatgtgtgaaatgctcctcttttcttgatggtaaagccagcttaaaaccttaaaatcctttTAAAAAATCTACTTCgcatcaaatttatgaacataatgtattatgaaccaaaatgcaataccaactacaaataagctgcagctcgctggaggggtgacgctacataatcatttctaaaactttggtacaagtcaagccctttctttctgcagctctgattggttgttttttaccgggagcgatgggagcgatggcaataggacactgggaggagccagaggagcttgattttttcac includes:
- the LOC127979192 gene encoding vacuolar protein sorting-associated protein 52 homolog isoform X1, with translation MAEPLIPAVGFSKPGADSAAAAGVMESDCDAVPALNLGDLDITTDEFILDEVDTHIQANLEDDLVKEALKTGVDLRQYSKQVETELQHIEQASIKDYIKESQNIASLHNQITACDSILERMEGMLSSFQSDLSSISSEIQTLQQQSVSMNLRLKNRQAVRSHLSQLVDELVVPSTMISVILDSPVTEQEFLEQLHELNSKINYAKELSFRETLACSDVQDIVDRLKVKAVSKIREFILQKIYSFRKPMTNYQIPQNTLLKYRFFYQFLLANERTVAKEVRDEYVDTMSKIYLSYFKSYSSRLLKVQYEDVADKDDLMGVEDTAKKGFFSKPSLKSRNTIFTLGQRGAVLSPGELEGPILIPHAAQRGDSRYPYETLFRSQHYALLDNGCREFLFLSDFFMVAGNSALDLFNSIMGKTLSMFLKSLSTYLSDCYDSIAVFLCIHIILRFRAVTVKRNIPALHKYWEAVLELLWPRFELILEMNIQSIRNTDPQKLGVLDTRPHYITRRYAEFSSAVVSINQTFPNERTNALLGQLQVEVENFVLKMAAEFPSRRDQLIFLINNYDMMLGVLTERAADDSKEVEGFQQLLLARTQEFIEEILSPPFGGMIAFVKESEALMEKGQLDKLRNDEARITQLVRGFSSSWKQSVEALSQDVMRSFTNFKNGTSIIQGALTQLIQYYHGFHKVLSQPTFRSLAVRSELINLHHLMVEVKKHKPNF
- the LOC127979192 gene encoding vacuolar protein sorting-associated protein 52 homolog isoform X2 encodes the protein MEGMLSSFQSDLSSISSEIQTLQQQSVSMNLRLKNRQAVRSHLSQLVDELVVPSTMISVILDSPVTEQEFLEQLHELNSKINYAKELSFRETLACSDVQDIVDRLKVKAVSKIREFILQKIYSFRKPMTNYQIPQNTLLKYRFFYQFLLANERTVAKEVRDEYVDTMSKIYLSYFKSYSSRLLKVQYEDVADKDDLMGVEDTAKKGFFSKPSLKSRNTIFTLGQRGAVLSPGELEGPILIPHAAQRGDSRYPYETLFRSQHYALLDNGCREFLFLSDFFMVAGNSALDLFNSIMGKTLSMFLKSLSTYLSDCYDSIAVFLCIHIILRFRAVTVKRNIPALHKYWEAVLELLWPRFELILEMNIQSIRNTDPQKLGVLDTRPHYITRRYAEFSSAVVSINQTFPNERTNALLGQLQVEVENFVLKMAAEFPSRRDQLIFLINNYDMMLGVLTERAADDSKEVEGFQQLLLARTQEFIEEILSPPFGGMIAFVKESEALMEKGQLDKLRNDEARITQLVRGFSSSWKQSVEALSQDVMRSFTNFKNGTSIIQGALTQLIQYYHGFHKVLSQPTFRSLAVRSELINLHHLMVEVKKHKPNF